One genomic window of Candidatus Omnitrophota bacterium includes the following:
- the fabG gene encoding 3-oxoacyl-[acyl-carrier-protein] reductase — MGNLLKDKVALVTGGTRGIGRAIVFDLVQNGAKVLFTYLQSDESAGIILDEIKELKGEAEAIKADVRLYDDAKRVVEETLSKFGRLDILVNNAGIVKDKALMLMDPADWAEVINTNLTGYFNMSKASIVTMMKAKQGVIVNISSVAGVVGTARQVNYSSAKAGIIGLTKSLAKEVGPYGIRVNAVAPGYIETDMTKDLKQKDDFIKKIPFGRFGKPEEVANVVSFLASDDAKYITGQVVKVDGGLAI, encoded by the coding sequence GTGGGAAATTTGTTAAAGGATAAAGTTGCATTGGTTACGGGAGGCACGCGCGGCATTGGCCGTGCCATCGTATTTGATCTTGTTCAGAACGGAGCCAAGGTATTATTTACTTATTTGCAGAGCGATGAATCCGCAGGGATAATCCTCGATGAGATAAAAGAACTTAAGGGTGAAGCGGAGGCGATAAAGGCGGACGTGCGGCTATATGATGATGCCAAAAGGGTCGTAGAGGAGACGCTCTCAAAATTCGGCCGGCTCGACATCCTTGTTAATAATGCCGGTATCGTAAAGGATAAGGCGCTCATGCTCATGGACCCTGCCGATTGGGCAGAGGTCATAAATACGAACCTCACCGGATACTTCAATATGTCAAAGGCGTCCATCGTTACGATGATGAAGGCGAAGCAAGGCGTTATTGTAAATATCTCATCCGTGGCCGGAGTTGTAGGGACCGCTCGGCAGGTGAACTATTCAAGTGCCAAGGCGGGCATTATAGGGCTTACGAAGTCGCTCGCTAAAGAGGTGGGGCCGTATGGCATCAGGGTGAACGCGGTCGCCCCCGGTTACATCGAGACGGATATGACGAAAGATTTGAAGCAGAAAGATGACTTTATAAAAAAGATACCGTTTGGCCGGTTCGGAAAACCAGAAGAAGTAGCGAACGTGGTCTCATTC